A region from the Pelagovum pacificum genome encodes:
- a CDS encoding glycosyltransferase, which translates to MTGIHASRPPRGDRAYVTLVTSDDYATGANALIRSLNQTGTEADIAVLHTGGVSSGRLEELERLGVRLCGVDLLPTSAAFNNAHAREVLHRVAPFDKGDKPPLHTPLDNFTKLRLWQLDYARCTFIDADALAMQNCDRLFEYPEFCAAPNVYESEADFHRMNSGVFTARPSQATFDHMFETLDVPDAFWRRTDQTFLQTYFTDWHGLPHHYNVLQYVWFNLPKLWNWKSMHILHFQYEKPWQTPHGKADQLRPLIDLWTTIAEGGPLPDLAKMPNPE; encoded by the coding sequence ATGACCGGTATCCACGCCAGCCGACCGCCGAGGGGAGACCGCGCCTACGTCACTCTCGTGACCAGCGACGATTACGCGACCGGGGCCAACGCCCTTATCCGCTCCCTGAACCAGACCGGCACCGAGGCCGACATCGCCGTGCTCCACACAGGCGGCGTCAGCAGCGGCCGTCTGGAGGAGCTGGAACGCCTCGGCGTCCGGCTTTGCGGAGTCGACCTCCTGCCGACCAGCGCCGCCTTCAACAACGCCCACGCCCGCGAGGTGCTGCACCGCGTCGCGCCGTTCGACAAGGGCGACAAGCCGCCGCTTCACACGCCGCTCGACAATTTCACGAAGCTCCGGCTCTGGCAGCTCGACTATGCGCGCTGCACCTTCATCGACGCCGACGCGCTGGCGATGCAGAACTGCGACCGGCTGTTCGAATACCCGGAATTCTGCGCCGCGCCGAACGTCTACGAATCCGAGGCCGATTTTCACCGGATGAACTCCGGCGTTTTCACCGCGCGGCCGTCGCAGGCGACCTTCGACCACATGTTCGAGACGCTCGACGTGCCGGACGCCTTCTGGCGGCGCACAGACCAGACGTTCCTGCAGACCTACTTTACCGACTGGCATGGCCTGCCGCACCATTACAATGTGCTGCAGTACGTGTGGTTCAACCTGCCGAAACTCTGGAACTGGAAGTCGATGCACATCCTGCATTTCCAATACGAAAAGCCCTGGCAGACGCCGCACGGCAAGGCGGACCAGCTGCGCCCGCTGATCGACCTCTGGACCACGATCGCCGAGGGTGGCCCCCTGCCCGACCTCGCCAAGATGCCGAACCCGGAATGA
- a CDS encoding DNA polymerase IV has product MPALCRDCLTTFPDGARCPSCRSPRTLSHPELETLSIAHMDCDAFFASVEKRDNPELEGKPVIIGGGRRGVVSTACYVARIRGVRSAMPMFQALKLCPDAIVVRPRFEAYVEASRAIREMMDELTPTVEPLSLDEAFMDLTGTARLHGRPPAVMLARLVKRMKDELGLTGSIGLSHNKFLAKVASDLDKPRGFSIIGKAETVEFLRPRPVRLIWGIGPAAQDSLEAAGIRTFNDLHRWDRDALHQRFGGMGDRLWHLARGEDHRRISAHTPVKGISNETTFHEDTADAEILDGHIWRMAEKVSSRAKAKETAGRIVTLKLKRANHKLLTRRTSLSQPTQLADTIYRNARHLFDQLGDAGPYRLLGVGLSELTSADRADLEGDLLDPDAGRRAATERAADAIRQRFGKDAILKGRALR; this is encoded by the coding sequence ATGCCCGCCCTGTGCCGAGACTGCCTGACCACCTTCCCGGACGGCGCCCGTTGCCCGTCCTGCCGGTCGCCGCGCACGCTCTCGCATCCCGAGCTCGAGACACTCTCCATCGCGCACATGGATTGCGACGCCTTCTTCGCCTCGGTCGAGAAGCGCGACAATCCCGAGCTCGAGGGCAAGCCCGTCATCATCGGCGGCGGCCGGCGCGGCGTGGTCTCCACCGCATGCTACGTTGCCCGCATCCGGGGCGTCCGCTCCGCGATGCCGATGTTCCAGGCGCTGAAGCTCTGCCCCGACGCCATCGTCGTGCGCCCGAGGTTCGAAGCCTACGTCGAGGCGTCGCGCGCGATCCGCGAGATGATGGACGAGCTCACACCGACCGTCGAACCGCTCTCGCTGGACGAGGCCTTCATGGACCTCACCGGCACCGCGCGCCTGCACGGCCGCCCCCCGGCGGTGATGCTGGCGCGGTTGGTGAAGCGGATGAAGGACGAGCTCGGACTCACCGGCTCCATCGGGCTGTCGCACAACAAGTTCCTCGCAAAGGTCGCCTCCGACCTCGACAAGCCGCGCGGCTTCTCCATCATCGGCAAGGCAGAGACGGTGGAGTTCCTGCGCCCCAGGCCGGTGCGGCTGATCTGGGGCATCGGCCCCGCCGCGCAGGACAGCCTGGAGGCCGCCGGCATCCGCACCTTCAACGACCTGCACCGATGGGACCGCGACGCGCTGCACCAGCGCTTTGGCGGCATGGGCGACCGGCTCTGGCATCTCGCGCGGGGCGAGGATCACCGCCGTATCTCCGCCCACACGCCGGTCAAGGGAATCAGCAACGAGACGACGTTTCACGAGGACACCGCCGACGCCGAGATCCTCGACGGCCACATCTGGCGCATGGCCGAGAAGGTCAGCTCCCGCGCCAAGGCGAAGGAAACGGCGGGCCGCATTGTCACGCTGAAGCTGAAGCGCGCGAACCACAAGCTGCTGACCCGACGCACCTCGCTGTCGCAACCGACGCAGCTCGCCGACACGATCTACCGGAACGCGCGGCACCTGTTCGATCAGCTCGGCGACGCGGGACCCTATCGCCTGCTCGGCGTCGGCCTGTCAGAGCTTACCTCCGCCGACCGCGCCGATCTCGAAGGTGATCTGCTCGACCCCGACGCGGGCCGTCGCGCGGCGACCGAACGGGCGGCGGACGCGATCCGGCAACGCTTCGGCAAGGACGCGATCCTGAAGGGCCGCGCCCTGCGCTGA
- a CDS encoding fatty acid desaturase family protein, translating into MDHRTFVASLSPEVRGALTETSDRAGLFHLAGHWAAIVALGVLIAAGVPGWWLLLPVQGVLLVFNFTLLHETVHRTPFRSEWLNIWVGRVCGVLLLLGPVWFRYFHLAHHKFTQIPGKDPELASPKPETWGEYLRHLSGIPVWIGEARTLVRNARGRCDDSWVPAGRRDDVAREARWMLALYALLAVISAAAGSTLLLWVWVIPAILGQPVLRLYLMAEHGRCAFVANMLENSRTTLTNRAVRWLAWNMPFHAEHHSWPTVPFHKLPELHALAKPHIAEIEDGYVAFHRGGAPDMRGRPA; encoded by the coding sequence ATGGATCACAGGACCTTCGTCGCATCGCTGTCGCCCGAGGTACGGGGCGCGTTGACCGAGACTTCGGACCGGGCGGGCTTGTTTCATCTCGCCGGGCACTGGGCCGCGATCGTCGCTCTTGGCGTGCTGATCGCCGCCGGAGTGCCGGGCTGGTGGCTCTTGCTGCCGGTGCAGGGCGTCCTGCTGGTCTTCAACTTCACGCTGCTGCACGAGACGGTGCATCGCACGCCGTTCCGGTCGGAGTGGTTGAACATCTGGGTCGGGCGGGTATGCGGCGTGCTGCTGCTGCTCGGGCCGGTGTGGTTCCGCTACTTCCACCTCGCCCATCACAAGTTCACGCAGATCCCCGGCAAGGATCCCGAGCTCGCCTCGCCCAAGCCCGAAACCTGGGGTGAGTACCTGCGCCACCTGTCAGGCATACCGGTCTGGATCGGCGAGGCCCGCACGCTGGTCAGGAATGCGCGCGGCCGGTGCGACGACAGCTGGGTGCCAGCCGGCCGGCGCGATGATGTGGCGCGGGAGGCGCGGTGGATGCTGGCCCTCTACGCGCTGCTGGCGGTGATCAGCGCGGCGGCGGGGTCGACGCTCCTTCTGTGGGTCTGGGTGATCCCGGCGATCCTCGGGCAGCCGGTGTTGCGGCTCTACCTCATGGCGGAACACGGTCGCTGCGCCTTCGTGGCGAACATGCTGGAGAACTCGCGCACGACGCTCACCAACCGGGCCGTGCGGTGGCTGGCCTGGAACATGCCGTTCCATGCGGAGCACCATTCCTGGCCGACGGTGCCGTTCCACAAGCTGCCGGAGCTGCACGCGCTCGCCAAACCGCACATCGCCGAGATCGAAGACGGCTACGTCGCCTTCCACCGCGGCGGGGCACCGGACATGCGGGGCCGTCCGGCTTGA
- a CDS encoding NUDIX domain-containing protein — MSEAAFHGCKVALFFGDRLLITLRDDRADIPFPAHWDLPGGGREPGETPWQTLAREAEEEVGLDLDRAEVLWRVCRVATHIADAMVWFYVAAMPEGAERDILFGDEGTAWALVPPERIFLLDKVVPSHLSRLEQYRTLVADWGGAVDRAHWD, encoded by the coding sequence TTGAGCGAGGCGGCGTTCCACGGCTGCAAGGTGGCGCTGTTCTTCGGCGACCGGCTGCTCATCACGCTGCGCGACGACCGGGCGGACATTCCCTTTCCGGCGCACTGGGACTTGCCGGGCGGCGGGCGCGAGCCGGGTGAGACCCCCTGGCAGACGCTGGCTCGGGAAGCGGAGGAAGAGGTCGGGCTCGACCTCGACCGGGCGGAGGTTCTGTGGCGGGTCTGCCGGGTGGCCACGCACATCGCGGATGCGATGGTCTGGTTCTACGTCGCGGCGATGCCGGAGGGCGCGGAGCGGGACATCCTGTTCGGTGACGAGGGCACGGCCTGGGCGCTGGTGCCGCCGGAGCGGATCTTCTTGCTGGACAAGGTCGTGCCCTCGCACTTGTCGCGGCTCGAGCAGTATCGCACGCTGGTGGCCGACTGGGGCGGCGCGGTGGACCGGGCGCACTGGGACTGA
- the dapA gene encoding 4-hydroxy-tetrahydrodipicolinate synthase, giving the protein MFKGSIPALVTPFADGEVDFDALKKLVDWHIDQGSHGIVPVGTTGESPTLTHKEHDAVVATVIEQVAGRIPVIAGAGSNNTAETVRLVNAARTAGADAALVVTPYYNKPTQRGLIAHYSEAADCGLPIIIYNIPGRSVIDMTPVTMGELARHEHIIGVKDATGDLSRVPKQRITCGNDFVQLSGEDATALGFNAHGGVGCISVTANVAPRLCAEMQDATLAGDYARALEITDRLMPLHIAIFMEPGVAGAKYAMSLLGLCRDEVRSPLTTPEEGTRIAIKDAMIHAGLMN; this is encoded by the coding sequence ATGTTCAAAGGGTCCATTCCCGCCCTTGTCACCCCATTCGCGGACGGTGAAGTGGACTTCGACGCGCTGAAGAAACTCGTCGACTGGCACATCGACCAGGGCTCGCACGGGATCGTCCCCGTCGGCACCACCGGGGAAAGCCCGACGCTGACCCACAAGGAGCACGACGCCGTCGTCGCCACCGTGATCGAGCAGGTCGCCGGCCGGATCCCGGTCATCGCCGGGGCCGGGTCGAACAACACCGCCGAGACGGTGCGCCTCGTCAATGCCGCCCGCACCGCCGGCGCGGATGCCGCGCTCGTTGTCACGCCCTACTACAACAAGCCGACCCAGCGCGGCCTGATCGCCCATTACTCCGAAGCCGCCGACTGCGGCCTGCCGATCATCATCTACAACATTCCCGGCAGGTCGGTGATCGACATGACCCCGGTGACGATGGGCGAACTCGCCCGGCACGAGCATATCATCGGGGTGAAGGACGCCACCGGCGACCTGTCCCGCGTGCCGAAACAGCGGATCACCTGCGGCAATGACTTCGTCCAGCTCTCGGGCGAGGACGCGACCGCGCTCGGCTTCAATGCCCACGGTGGTGTCGGCTGCATATCGGTAACCGCCAACGTCGCGCCGCGCCTCTGCGCGGAGATGCAGGACGCCACGCTCGCCGGCGACTATGCCCGCGCGCTGGAGATCACGGACCGGCTGATGCCGCTCCACATCGCGATCTTCATGGAGCCCGGCGTCGCAGGTGCGAAATATGCGATGTCGCTGCTCGGCCTCTGCCGGGACGAGGTCCGCTCGCCGCTCACCACCCCGGAAGAGGGCACGCGCATCGCAATCAAGGACGCGATGATCCACGCCGGCCTGATGAACTGA
- a CDS encoding lytic transglycosylase domain-containing protein, whose amino-acid sequence MPNHLTPTMRRLALVSLLFLPVGADAQDGVADLNAAFAAADREDWMTAEELATPGGETGADLVEWMRLRDGDGTWTEYLAFLDRREHWPGTDAIQANAERILPADLAPDDVLAFFEGREVQTGDGVVAKAHALAEAGRQDEADALVVESWETMVFDDAGMLAMRGSFGDLIAGHHAERVDMLLWRWRISDAQEVIPLLDDDQKALAEARIALIRNTSNATELFEAVPASLADSPGLAYDRYNWLADRGRRTDASELLAARSTSAESLGEPFRWSGWRRVLARWEMRDGNPERAYDLAANHFLEEGTEFSDLEWLAGFIALRLLDQPEVALRHFERLEEGVYTPISQGRAWYWIGRAQEALGDEAAAQAAYSEGGKHQTSFYGLLAAEKAGMSLDPELAGTEEFADWRELGLDDNDLVMAGLTLLKGGERGLAVLFFAEMGRTLEREELGALGVLLDQEDEDYFEVLLGKSAAERQIVIPSIYFPVHDMADLDLPVSAALAHSIARTESEFRIDAGSSVGALGLMQLMPTTAQQVSGWIDEPYERARLTRDWAYNARLGSAYLAYLTEEFGNSPVMIAAGYNAGPGRPFNWMSERGDPRLGEVDVIDWIEMIPFRETRNYVMRVTESMPVYRARISGEVGELDFLSLLQGGKPVIRPVARPDGSLENEVSVSTAAIGSSEVALSGVSEFAPEASIRPEERPEREVRVMRGGVSGPSEPEGPRTVSPVSRPSTAGSQ is encoded by the coding sequence ATGCCCAACCACCTGACCCCCACGATGCGCCGCCTGGCCCTTGTTTCATTGCTGTTTCTGCCCGTCGGCGCTGATGCGCAGGATGGCGTGGCGGATTTGAACGCGGCCTTCGCGGCCGCCGACCGCGAGGACTGGATGACGGCGGAGGAGCTCGCCACGCCGGGTGGCGAGACGGGGGCAGACCTTGTCGAATGGATGCGTCTGAGGGACGGCGACGGCACCTGGACCGAGTATCTGGCCTTTCTCGACCGGCGCGAGCACTGGCCGGGCACCGACGCGATCCAGGCCAATGCCGAGCGTATCCTGCCTGCCGATCTCGCCCCGGACGACGTGCTCGCGTTCTTCGAGGGGCGCGAGGTCCAGACCGGAGACGGCGTGGTCGCCAAGGCGCATGCGCTGGCCGAGGCCGGACGGCAGGACGAGGCCGACGCGCTGGTCGTCGAGTCGTGGGAGACGATGGTCTTCGACGATGCCGGCATGCTGGCGATGCGCGGGTCGTTCGGCGACCTGATCGCCGGTCATCATGCGGAGCGGGTCGACATGCTGCTCTGGCGGTGGCGAATCTCCGATGCGCAGGAAGTGATCCCGCTGCTCGACGACGACCAGAAGGCGCTCGCCGAAGCGCGGATCGCGCTGATCCGCAACACCTCGAACGCGACGGAGCTGTTCGAAGCGGTGCCGGCGTCGCTCGCCGACTCGCCGGGACTGGCCTACGACCGGTACAACTGGCTGGCCGACAGGGGCCGGCGCACCGATGCTTCCGAGTTGCTGGCCGCGCGGTCGACGAGCGCCGAGAGCCTCGGCGAGCCGTTCCGCTGGTCGGGATGGCGCCGTGTGTTGGCCCGCTGGGAGATGCGCGACGGCAACCCCGAGCGGGCTTACGATCTCGCGGCGAACCACTTTCTCGAGGAGGGGACCGAGTTCTCCGATCTGGAATGGCTGGCGGGCTTCATCGCGCTGCGGCTGCTGGATCAGCCCGAGGTCGCGTTGCGCCACTTCGAGCGGCTGGAGGAGGGCGTCTACACCCCGATCAGCCAGGGCCGCGCCTGGTACTGGATCGGTCGCGCGCAGGAGGCGCTCGGTGACGAAGCCGCGGCGCAGGCGGCCTATTCCGAAGGTGGCAAGCACCAGACAAGCTTTTACGGGCTGCTCGCCGCCGAGAAGGCGGGAATGAGCCTCGACCCCGAGCTCGCCGGTACGGAAGAGTTCGCCGACTGGCGCGAGCTCGGCCTGGACGACAATGACCTCGTGATGGCGGGACTTACCCTGCTGAAGGGCGGGGAGCGTGGTCTTGCCGTGCTGTTCTTCGCCGAGATGGGCCGCACGCTGGAGCGCGAAGAGCTCGGCGCGCTCGGCGTGTTGCTGGATCAGGAAGACGAGGATTATTTCGAGGTACTGCTCGGCAAGTCGGCGGCGGAGCGCCAGATCGTGATCCCGTCGATCTACTTTCCGGTGCATGACATGGCCGACCTCGACCTTCCGGTGAGCGCTGCGCTCGCTCATTCGATCGCCCGGACGGAGAGCGAGTTCCGCATTGATGCGGGCAGCTCGGTTGGGGCGCTCGGCCTGATGCAGCTGATGCCGACCACGGCGCAGCAGGTCTCCGGCTGGATCGACGAGCCCTACGAGCGCGCGCGCCTGACACGGGACTGGGCCTACAACGCGCGGCTCGGATCGGCCTACCTCGCCTACCTCACCGAGGAGTTCGGCAACTCGCCCGTGATGATCGCTGCCGGCTACAACGCCGGTCCGGGGCGTCCGTTCAACTGGATGAGCGAGCGCGGCGATCCGCGGCTCGGCGAGGTGGACGTGATCGACTGGATCGAGATGATCCCCTTCCGGGAGACGCGGAACTACGTGATGCGAGTGACGGAATCGATGCCGGTCTACCGCGCGCGGATTTCCGGTGAGGTCGGGGAGCTCGACTTCCTGTCGCTCCTGCAGGGGGGCAAGCCGGTGATCCGCCCGGTCGCCCGGCCCGACGGATCATTGGAGAACGAAGTGTCGGTCTCGACCGCGGCCATCGGCTCCTCCGAGGTGGCGCTGTCGGGTGTGAGCGAATTCGCACCCGAAGCCTCGATCCGCCCGGAAGAGCGCCCCGAGCGCGAAGTGCGGGTCATGCGGGGCGGCGTGAGCGGCCCGTCGGAGCCGGAAGGGCCGCGCACCGTCAGCCCGGTGAGCCGCCCCTCGACGGCAGGGTCACAATAG
- a CDS encoding DMT family transporter, whose amino-acid sequence MTNNPRLGIMLMIATTFVFALQDGLSQHLGSRYNVLMVVMIRYWFFAAFVIAIARRQSGSIRNAARTSQPVVQIARGLLLSFEICVMVAGFVLLGLIESHAVFACYPLIIAALSGPILGESVGWRRWAAIGVGFVGVMIILQPGFGVFSPAALVPFAAAVMFALYGLLTRYVARKDSSATSFFYTGTAGAVSMTAIGLWFWEPMIPTDWIFMGLLCVSGAFGHYLLIRTYEVAEASAVQPFAYLQLVFASTLGFVVFGETLRLNVAIGAAIVVGAGVFTLLRERMAARRRA is encoded by the coding sequence ATGACCAACAACCCGCGCCTCGGCATCATGCTGATGATCGCGACGACCTTCGTCTTCGCGCTTCAGGACGGGCTCTCCCAGCACCTCGGCTCGCGCTACAACGTGCTGATGGTGGTGATGATCCGCTACTGGTTCTTCGCCGCCTTCGTCATTGCCATCGCCCGCCGTCAGTCGGGCTCGATCCGCAACGCGGCGCGGACCTCGCAGCCGGTCGTGCAGATCGCCCGCGGCCTGCTGCTGTCGTTCGAGATCTGCGTGATGGTCGCCGGCTTCGTCCTCCTTGGCCTGATCGAGAGCCACGCCGTCTTCGCCTGCTACCCGCTGATCATCGCGGCGCTGTCGGGCCCGATCCTCGGCGAGTCCGTCGGCTGGCGTCGGTGGGCGGCAATCGGCGTCGGCTTCGTCGGCGTCATGATCATTCTCCAGCCGGGCTTCGGCGTGTTCTCCCCCGCCGCGCTCGTTCCTTTCGCGGCTGCAGTGATGTTCGCGCTCTACGGATTGCTGACGCGCTACGTCGCGCGCAAGGACAGCTCCGCGACCAGCTTCTTCTACACCGGCACGGCGGGCGCGGTGTCGATGACCGCGATCGGTCTCTGGTTCTGGGAGCCGATGATCCCGACGGACTGGATCTTCATGGGACTGCTTTGCGTCTCGGGCGCCTTCGGGCACTACCTGCTGATCCGCACCTACGAGGTGGCGGAGGCAAGCGCCGTCCAGCCCTTCGCCTACCTCCAGCTCGTCTTCGCCTCCACCCTCGGCTTCGTGGTGTTCGGCGAGACGCTTCGCCTGAACGTCGCGATCGGCGCCGCCATCGTCGTCGGCGCCGGAGTTTTTACGCTGCTGCGCGAGAGGATGGCGGCCCGCCGCCGGGCCTGA
- the mnmD gene encoding tRNA (5-methylaminomethyl-2-thiouridine)(34)-methyltransferase MnmD, whose amino-acid sequence MGQSAEIAWRDGTPIATRFDDPYFSLADGAAETRHVFLDGNDLPARFAPGFRVAELGFGTGLNLLLCWEAWRAAGIDGPITFTTFEAFPMALPDMARALEAVGAPEDLAIELLNGLSEGRHDFGDLRLELIEGDARETLPAWDGTADAWFLDGFSPAKNPELWQDALLTEVAAHTAPGGTAASYTAAGHVRRALDAAGFEVVRAPGYGRKWHMTRARLR is encoded by the coding sequence ATGGGCCAGAGCGCGGAGATCGCGTGGCGGGATGGCACGCCGATTGCCACCCGGTTCGACGACCCCTATTTCTCGCTGGCCGACGGCGCGGCCGAGACGCGGCACGTCTTCCTCGACGGCAACGACCTGCCCGCCCGCTTCGCACCCGGCTTCCGTGTGGCGGAGCTCGGCTTCGGGACGGGTCTGAACCTGCTGCTCTGCTGGGAAGCGTGGCGCGCGGCGGGGATCGACGGACCGATCACCTTCACAACGTTCGAAGCGTTCCCGATGGCGCTTCCCGACATGGCGCGCGCGCTCGAGGCGGTCGGCGCGCCAGAGGATCTCGCCATCGAGCTGCTGAACGGGCTGAGCGAGGGGCGTCATGACTTCGGCGACCTCCGGCTCGAGCTGATCGAGGGCGATGCCCGCGAGACCCTTCCCGCGTGGGACGGCACGGCGGATGCGTGGTTTCTCGACGGCTTCTCCCCCGCCAAGAACCCCGAGCTGTGGCAGGACGCGCTGCTTACAGAAGTCGCGGCGCACACGGCACCCGGCGGCACGGCGGCGAGCTACACCGCCGCCGGTCACGTCCGCCGCGCGCTCGACGCCGCGGGGTTCGAGGTGGTGCGCGCGCCGGGCTACGGTCGCAAGTGGCACATGACGCGGGCACGGTTGAGATGA
- a CDS encoding NAD(P)/FAD-dependent oxidoreductase produces MATPDLTVLGAGVFGLSVAYACALRGARVRVIDPAGVASGASGGVVGALAPHVPENWNPKKAFQLESLLMGEDFWAGVAERSGVDPGYARSGRIQPLADDRAAAIARDRASGAEELWQGRALWEVRGDACGWDLVSPTGLFVHDTLSARIHPRQATRALAGAVRALGGEVLPDGERTGPVVEATGWRGLQALGQETGRTEGVGVKGQAALLDLDAHVLPQLFVDGLHLIPHADGTLGVGSTTERDVESLEVDAALDALLERARELVPALSGAAVIERWSGMRPRSRSRAPVLGRHPLREGVFVANGGFKIGFGVAPLVGEVMADLVLEGRDEGIPEGFRVQGAERP; encoded by the coding sequence ATGGCAACGCCGGATCTGACGGTGCTCGGCGCAGGGGTGTTCGGCCTGTCAGTGGCCTACGCCTGCGCCTTGCGCGGGGCGCGTGTGCGCGTGATCGATCCCGCCGGCGTGGCCTCCGGCGCGTCGGGGGGTGTGGTGGGCGCGCTGGCGCCGCACGTGCCGGAGAACTGGAACCCGAAGAAGGCCTTTCAGCTGGAAAGCCTGCTGATGGGCGAAGATTTCTGGGCTGGCGTCGCCGAGCGGTCCGGCGTCGACCCCGGCTATGCCCGGTCTGGCCGGATCCAGCCCCTCGCCGACGACCGCGCGGCGGCGATCGCCCGCGACCGCGCGTCCGGAGCGGAGGAGCTCTGGCAGGGGCGGGCGCTGTGGGAAGTTCGCGGTGATGCCTGCGGCTGGGACCTCGTCAGCCCGACGGGATTGTTCGTGCACGACACGCTGTCGGCCCGCATTCACCCGCGGCAGGCGACGCGGGCGCTCGCCGGTGCCGTGCGTGCGCTTGGCGGTGAAGTCCTGCCGGATGGAGAACGGACCGGTCCCGTCGTCGAGGCGACCGGCTGGCGCGGTTTGCAGGCGTTGGGGCAAGAGACGGGACGCACCGAGGGCGTCGGCGTGAAGGGGCAGGCTGCGCTGCTGGACTTAGATGCGCACGTTCTGCCGCAGCTTTTCGTCGACGGGTTGCACCTGATCCCCCATGCCGACGGCACGCTGGGTGTCGGGTCCACGACCGAGCGGGACGTGGAGTCGCTGGAGGTCGATGCGGCGCTAGACGCGCTTCTGGAGCGGGCGCGCGAGCTTGTTCCGGCCCTGTCCGGTGCGGCAGTGATCGAGCGCTGGTCCGGGATGCGGCCCCGGTCGCGAAGCCGGGCGCCCGTGCTGGGTCGCCATCCGCTGCGAGAGGGTGTGTTTGTCGCCAACGGCGGGTTCAAGATCGGCTTCGGCGTGGCCCCGCTGGTCGGCGAAGTAATGGCCGACCTCGTGCTTGAAGGGCGTGACGAGGGGATACCGGAGGGGTTCCGGGTTCAGGGGGCGGAGCGGCCCTAA